Proteins co-encoded in one Nicotiana sylvestris chromosome 7, ASM39365v2, whole genome shotgun sequence genomic window:
- the LOC104243352 gene encoding mRNA cap guanine-N7 methyltransferase 1: MKRGYSESPSSSSHGPPQSKFKHNPEGDTHFLEDESTKIFARKVADHYSARTNQTLEEREASPIIHLKKLNNWIKSVLIQLYAKRGDAVLDLACGKGGDLIKWDKAKIGYYVGIDIADGSIEDCRTRYNGEADHHQRRKKFSFPARLMCGDCFEVRLDRVLADDAPFDVCSCQFAMHYSWSTEARARRALANVSALLRPGGIFVGTMPDANVIIKKLREAEGLAFGNSVYWIRFDEEFSEKKFISSNPFGIKYKFHLEDAVDCPEWIVPFHVFKALAEEYDFELVFVKNNHVFVEEYMKKPEFVELMRRLGALGDGNQDQSTLSPDEWEVAYLYLAFVLRKRGQPDQTRRNPRRDKGKMHLTKDDIENVNGAV, translated from the exons ATGAAACGAGGTTACTCGGAATCTCCATCTTCAAGTTCTCATGGACCTCCTCAATCCAAATTTAAGCACAACCCTGAAg GCGACACTCATTTTCTTGAAGATGAGAGTACAAAAATCTTTGCCAGGAAGGTGGCTGATCATTACAGCGCGAGGACCAACCAAACTCTTGAAGAGCGCGAAGCAAGTCCTATCATTCATTTAAAGAAACTTAACAATTGG ATCAAGAGTGTCTTGATTCAACTCTATGCCAAAAGAGGGGATGCAGTTCTTGATCTTGCTTGCGGGAAG GGTGGTGATCTTATTAAATGGGATAAAGCAAAGATTGGATATTATGTTGGCATTGATATTGCGGATGGTTCG ATAGAAGACTGCCGAACCCGTTACAATGGTGAGGCAGATCACCATCAACGCCGCAAAAAGTTCTCATTTCCTGCCAGACTTATGTGTGGAGATTGTTTTGAG GTTCGTCTGGATAGGGTGTTAGCAGATGATGCACCTTTTGATGTTTGTAGCTGTCAG TTTGCTATGCATTATTCGTGGTCTACTGAGGCACGTGCACGGCGTGCGCTGGCCAATGTCTCGGCTTTACTTCGACCTGGAGGAATATTTGTTGGAACAATGCCAGATGCCAATGTCATCATCAAGAAGCTAAGAGAAG CTGAAGGTCTAGCCTTTGGTAATAGTGTCTATTGGATACGTTTTGATGAAGAATTCTCAGAGAAG AAATTTATATCTTCAAATCCTTTTGGCATCAAATACAAGTTCCATCTGGAG GATGCTGTTGACTGTCCCGAGTGGATTGTCCCTTTCCACGTCTTCAAGGCATTGGCGGAAGAG TATGACTTTGAGCTAGTTTTTGTGAAGAATAACCACGTATTTGTGGAGGAATACATGAAGAAACCAGAGTTCGTCGAACTAATGAGGAGGCTTGGTGCATTAGGTGATGGGAACCAAGACCAAA GTACTCTATCACCAGATGAATGGGAGGTAGCCTACCTTTATTTGGCATTTGTTCTTAGAAAG CGAGGGCAACCAGATCAAACACGAAGAAACCCTAGACGAGACAAAGGCAAGATGCATTTGACAAAAGACGATATCGAGAATGTTAACGGTGCAGTGTAG
- the LOC104243351 gene encoding putative disease resistance protein RGA3 produces MAEVLVSIVLDQLGNFIVEQVKGQVDELRMAIGIKKEIQNLSFKLKMIKEALDDAEKRRVKDKNVKHWLEILEDFSYDTDNVLDEWKTRILQQEIERNEAGVGAASIPRKKVSCFFLPSCFTFKKLEVNRDIVRKIKELDVKLEVIVREKDQFNFVVNANGVVSDQDVFKRVMTTGIVDESEVHGRDSDKDVVISKLLENYDQENGFLVVSVVGTGGIGKTTLAQLAYGDEKIKGHFDERIWICVSDPFDEVKVAKAILESLTKSSPDLSQLHMLLERIQECVSKKRFFLVLDDVWSEDYSKWEPLKNSLKNGARGSRILVTSRSERVVGVMGSSYMHRLGQISDSDCWSLFSRIAFSGRNKEDFENLEDIGKRIVRKCQGLPLAAKTMGSLLRFKDTEEEWQTVLDSEIWELEEVAVDLFPHLYLSYDDLPPILKRCFSYCAIFPKDTVINVDRLTRIWMAQGYLSTVENNQQEVKGREYFMNLATRSFFHELKKDDKNASVIISCKMHDIVHDFAQFLAKNDCYSIKGTKATENKVDVLSVRHLCWESTDSTVNPTSICDIGKIHSLFAEHLHAKELPRDLFKGLKCIRVLNLHGCLMQELPEEIGNLFHLRCIDLSSSQVKDLPEAICRLCNLQTLDLHGCKNLSRLPQQIGKLLNLRHLITTDMPKLESFPQGIGRLTQLRTLSDFVVGKGSSKLGYIGKLNQLQGYLSVHVIDNLNSAEDVVEAEKAEFRSKKYVKELRLNFYWTSEVRMDVIEALTPPPNLRSLTINGYRGTQLPTWITLSLNNLRVLTLSECFNCNFLPPLGKLPFLEILWVRLMDELKHVGNEFLGLPGTIASFPKLKKLTFSYCSEWEEWTDLKPEVVCSVMPSLKELELYCCEKLNSLPYCLLQRLSSIESLKIKMCPYLEVDWTKISHIQNIETGNGI; encoded by the coding sequence ATGGCTGAAGTGCTTGTTTCCATTGTCCTTGACCAATTGGGCAATTTCATTGTGGAGCAAGTAAAGGGACAAGTTGATGAACTAAGAATGGCTATTGGGATCAAGAAAGAGATCCAAAATCTCTCTTTCAagttaaaaatgataaaagaggcATTAGATGATGCTGAAAAAAGAAGGGTCAAAGACAAAAATGTAAAACATTGGCTAGAAATTCTTGAAGATTTTTCATATGACACAGATAATGTGTTAGATGAATGGAAAACAAGAATTCTACAGCAAGAAATTGAAAGAAATGAGGCTGGTGTTGGTGCTGCTTCAATTCCAAGGAAAAAAGTAAGTTGCTTTTTTCTACCTTCTTGTTTTACTTTCAAGAAACTTGAGGTGAATCGCGATATTGTTCGAAAAATAAAGGAATTGGATGTGAAGTTAGAAGTGATTGTGAGAGAAAAAGATCAGTTCAATTTTGTAGTTAATGCAAATGGTGTTGTTTCTGATCAAGATGTGTTTAAAAGAGTTATGACTACTGGCATTGTTGATGAATCAGAAGTACATGGTAGAGATTCTGATAAAGATGTTGTAATAAGTAAGTTGCTTGAGAATTATGATCAAGAAAATGGTTTCCTTGTTGTATCTGTTGTGGGCACAGGTGGGATTGGAAAGACAACTCTTGCACAACTAGCGTATGGTGATGAGAAAATAAAGGGTCATTTTGATGAAAGAATTTGGATTTGTGTATCGGACCCTTTCGATGAAGTCAAAGTTGCAAAAGCCATTCTTGAATCTCTAACTAAAAGCTCACCAGATCTGTCTCAACTGCATATGTTATTagaaagaattcaagaatgtgtcTCTAAGAAAAGGTTCTTTCTTGTGCTAGATGATGTATGGTCTGAAGATTATTCGAAATGGGAACCGTTGAAGAACTCTCTCAAGAATGGAGCTCGAGGAAGTAGAATCTTGGTTACATCTAGGAGTGAGAGGGTTGTCGGAGTGATGGGAAGTTCTTACATGCATCGGTTGGGACAAATATCAGATTCAGATTGTTGGTCATTGTTTAGTCGGATAGCATTTTCAGGAAGGAATAAGGAGGATTTTGAGAATTTAGAAGATATTGGGAAGAGAATCGTACGAAAGTGCCAAGGATTGCCACTTGCTGCAAAGACTATGGGAAGTCTCTTGCGGTTTAAGGATACAGAAGAAGAGTGGCAAACTGTTTTGGACAGTGAAATATGGGAATTGGAGGAAGTGGCAGTAGACTTGTTTCCTCATTTGTACTTGAGCTACGACGATTTGCCCCCTATCTTGAAGCGTTGTTTCTCGTATTGTGCCATTTTCCCTAAAGATACTGTCATAAATGTAGACAGGTTGACCCGAATTTGGATGGCACAAGGTTATCTCAGCACAGTTGAAAATAACCAACAGGAAGTAAAAGGACGTGAGTATTTCATGAACTTAGCTACACGCTCTTTCTTTCACGAGCTGAAGAAAGATGATAAAAATGCAAGTGTTATAATATCCTGCAAAATGCATGATATAGTGCATGATTTTGCTCAGTTTCTTGCTAAAAATGACTGCTATAGCATCAAAGGAACCAAAGCAACTGAAAACAAAGTAGACGTTCTTAGTGTTCGACATCTATGCTGGGAGAGTACTGATAGTACAGTGAATCCTACTTCTATTTGTGATATTGGAAAGATTCACAGTCTATTTGCTGAACACTTGCACGCAAAAGAGCTTCCTCGAGATCTATTCAAAGGTCTTAAATGCATAAGAGTTCTAAATTTACATGGATGTTTGATGCAAGAACTTCCTGAAGAAATAGGAAATCTATTTCATCTAAGGTGCATTGATTTAAGCAGCAGTCAAGTGAAGGACTTACCTGAAGCCATTTGCCGCTTGTGTAATCTGCAAACCTTAGATCTTCACGGTTGTAAGAATCTTTCAAGACTTCCTCAACAGATAGGAAAATTGTTAAACTTGAGACATCTCATTACTACTGACATGCCAAAGTTGGAATCTTTTCCTCAAGGAATTGGAAGGCTAACTCAACTAAGGACTTTGAGTGACTTTGTAGTTGGGAAAGGATCGAGCAAGTTGGGATATATTGGGAAATTGAACCAACTTCAAGGATATCTATCAGTCCATGTGATCGACAATTTGAACTCTGCAGAAGATGTAGTTGAAGCAGAGAAGGCAGAATTCAGAAGCAAGAAGTACGTTAAAGAACTGCGTTTGAATTTCTATTGGACGAGTGAGGTAAGAATGGATGTGATTGAAGCTCTAACACCACCTCCAAACCTTAGATCTTTGACAATCAATGGATACAGAGGTACTCAATTACCAACATGGATAACATTGTCACTTAATAATCTTAGAGTTCTTACACTAAGTGAGTGCTTTAACTGCAACTTTCTGCCACCTTTAGGTAAGTTACCATTTCTTGAAATTCTTTGGGTAAGGCTTATGGATGAGCTGAAACATGTTGGAAATGAATTCTTGGGATTGCCAGGAACCATTGCATCATTTCCAAAGCTAAAGAAGTTGACATTTTCATATTGTTCAGAGTGGGAAGAATGGACagacttaaaaccagaagttgttTGTTCAGTAATGCCTAGTCTTAAGGAGTTAGAATTATATTGCTGTGAAAAGCTTAATAGCCTTCCATATTGTCTCTTGCAAAGGCTGTCATCAATAGAGTCTTTAAAGATCAAGATGTGTCCTTATCTTGAAGTTGACTGGACTAAGATATCCCATATTCAGAATATTGAAACTGGTAATGGGATTTGA